The Agromyces sp. G08B096 DNA window GCCGGCGACGTCGAGCTATGAGCAGATCCGCGCGATCATCGACGCGGGCGTGGACGTGGCGAGGATGAATCTCAGCCACGGCAGCTACGACGTGCACGAGGGCGTCTACCAGAACGTCCGGAAGGCCGCGAACGACTCCGGCCGCGCGATCGCCGTCCTCGTCGACCTGCAGGGGCCGAAGATCCGCCTCGGGAAGTTCGAGGGCGGCCCGTACGACCTCGCCGAGGGCGACATCTTCAAGATCACGACCGAAGACGTCGTCGGCACCAAGGAGCTCGTCGGCACGACGTTCAAGGGCCTTCCGCAGGACGTCAAGCCCGGCGACTTCCTCCTCATCGACGACGGCAAGGTCCGCGTCGAGGTCCTCGAGACCGACGGCGTCGTCGTCACCACCAAGGTGATCGTCGCCGGTCCGGTGTCGAACAACAAGGGCATCAACCTCCCGGGCGTGGCCGTGAACGTGCCGGCGCTCTCCGAGAAGGACGAGGCCGACCTCCGCTGGGGCCTCGAGCTCGGTGCGGACCTCATCGCGCTCTCCTTCGTGCGCAACGCCGCCGACATCACCCGTGTGCACGAGATCATGGACGAGGTCGGCCGTCGAGTGCCGGTCGTGGCGAAGATCGAGAAGCCGCAGGCCGTCGACCACCTCGAGGAGATCATCGAGGCGTTCGACGCGATCATGGTCGCCCGTGGCGACCTTGGCGTCGAGCTTCCGCTCGAGGCCGTGCCGATCGTGCAGAAGCAGGCCGTCGAGATCGCGCGTCGCCTCGCGAAGCCGGTCATCGTCGCCACGCAGATGCTCGAGTCGATGATCCACAGCCCGGTGCCCACGCGCGCAGAGACCTCGGATGTCGCGAACGCCGTGCTCGACGGCACCGACGCGGTCATGCTCTCCGGCGAGACGAGCGTGGGGGAGTACCCGGTCGTCACCGTGAAGACGATGGCCCGCATCGTCGAGTCGACCGAGCAGCACGGCCTGGAGCGCGTGCCGAAGCTCGGCACGAAGCCCCGCACCCAGTCGGGTGCGATCACCGCCGCCGCGGTCGACATCGGCGACTTCGTCGACGCGAAGTACCTCTGCGTCTTCACGGAGTCGGGCGAGTCGGTCCGCCGGATGTCGCGGCTGCGGTCGCGAATCCCGATCCTCGCGTTCACGCCCGACCAGGCCATCCGCCGCCGGATGTCGCTGTTCTGGGGCGTCGAGTCGTTCGTCGTCGACCGCGTCACCCACACCGATCAGATGGTCGGCCAGGTCGACGAGGTCCTGAAGAAGTCGGGCCGCGCCGTCGACGGCGACACCGTGGTCATCATCTCCGGGTCGCCTCCCGGCATCCCGGGCACCACGAACGACGTGCGCGTGCACAAGGTCGGCGAGGTGCTCTGATCCGATCGGCCGAGGGCCGGCGTCCCGACGGACGCCGGCCCTCGTCGTCGGCGCGGCGTCCGCACCGGCCGGAGTCGGCGCACCTATCGCGCCGGAGGTCGTCGTGCCAGAATGCGGACATGGCCGTCGACGCGCAGCCGCGACGGGGGCGCCGGGCACCGGTGCTCGCGGAGCGATGGACCAGGATCGACGGCGTCCGCGTGTTCTACCGCGAGTCGCCGGAGCCGCCGGACGCGCCGGCGATGATGCACGTGCACGGGTTCGGGCTCTCGGGGCGGTATCTGCTGCCGACGGCGGAGCAGCTGCACACCGAGTTCCACACCCTCGTACCCGACCTGCCCGGGTTCGGCCGGAGCGGCCGGGCGCGCGGCGGGCTCGACGTCCGTGATCTGGCTGACGCGGCGGCGCGCTTCCTCGACGACCGGGGCATCGACCGGGTCACCCTGGTCGGCAATTCGATGGGATGCCCCGTCATCTGCGAGTTCGCGCATCACCACGGCGACCGCCTGGAGCGGGCGGTGCTGGTCTCGCCGGCAGGCGGCCTGCACAACCAACCGCTGACGCGGGCCATGCTGCAGCTCGCGCGCGACGGCGGGCGGGAGCCCGGGTCGCTCATCGGCGTGGCCGCGCCCGACTATCTGCGGTTCGGCGTGGCCAGCACCGCCCGGATGTTCCGGTCGCTGACGAGGTACCCGTCGCTCGAGCGTCTGCTGGAGCTGGACGTGCCGGCCCTCGTCGTCATCGGGGATCGCGATCCGCTCATGCCATCGCGGGAGCGCATCGAGGAGGTGCTGCAGCGGATCGACAGCGCCGTGCTGGTCGTCACCGTCGGGGGAGCGGCGCACGCGATCAACTTCAGCCATCCTCGGGAGCTCGCGCACCTGATCCGGTCGTTCACGGCCGACCGGCCGATCGCCGACGATCCGTCGGCGCCGGGGAGTGCGCACGTGATCGAGATCCACCGCGGGAAGCGCCATCCGCGCGCTCGGGAGAGCTGATCGAGCCGCCGTCGCACGCGGGAACCGGGTCGCCGCGTGCCTCCGGTGCCGGTGGTGGGGGTCGAACCCACACGCCCTTTCGGGCAAAGCATTTTGAGTGCTCCGCGTCTGCCATTCCGCCACACCGGCCAGAGGCCCCGGCCAGAATACCGTAGGCTTTCTGCCGTGACAGACAGCGAACCCACCCAGTCGG harbors:
- the pyk gene encoding pyruvate kinase yields the protein MRRAKIVATLGPATSSYEQIRAIIDAGVDVARMNLSHGSYDVHEGVYQNVRKAANDSGRAIAVLVDLQGPKIRLGKFEGGPYDLAEGDIFKITTEDVVGTKELVGTTFKGLPQDVKPGDFLLIDDGKVRVEVLETDGVVVTTKVIVAGPVSNNKGINLPGVAVNVPALSEKDEADLRWGLELGADLIALSFVRNAADITRVHEIMDEVGRRVPVVAKIEKPQAVDHLEEIIEAFDAIMVARGDLGVELPLEAVPIVQKQAVEIARRLAKPVIVATQMLESMIHSPVPTRAETSDVANAVLDGTDAVMLSGETSVGEYPVVTVKTMARIVESTEQHGLERVPKLGTKPRTQSGAITAAAVDIGDFVDAKYLCVFTESGESVRRMSRLRSRIPILAFTPDQAIRRRMSLFWGVESFVVDRVTHTDQMVGQVDEVLKKSGRAVDGDTVVIISGSPPGIPGTTNDVRVHKVGEVL
- a CDS encoding alpha/beta hydrolase, translated to MAVDAQPRRGRRAPVLAERWTRIDGVRVFYRESPEPPDAPAMMHVHGFGLSGRYLLPTAEQLHTEFHTLVPDLPGFGRSGRARGGLDVRDLADAAARFLDDRGIDRVTLVGNSMGCPVICEFAHHHGDRLERAVLVSPAGGLHNQPLTRAMLQLARDGGREPGSLIGVAAPDYLRFGVASTARMFRSLTRYPSLERLLELDVPALVVIGDRDPLMPSRERIEEVLQRIDSAVLVVTVGGAAHAINFSHPRELAHLIRSFTADRPIADDPSAPGSAHVIEIHRGKRHPRARES